In Oncorhynchus clarkii lewisi isolate Uvic-CL-2024 chromosome 16, UVic_Ocla_1.0, whole genome shotgun sequence, one genomic interval encodes:
- the LOC139368624 gene encoding protein-glutamine gamma-glutamyltransferase 2-like isoform X2, whose amino-acid sequence MDQGPLPKEQSGTKSTFSLTDSALKTAWSVSTNSPPGNVVSLSVSSPPDVPIGLYSLTLDQGQKVKLGEFVLLFNPWCAKDAVYMEEERDKQEYVLSQAGLIYKGTTKRIKASPWTFGQFEPGMLDICLKLLDENPKYSSDADADCSGRRNPVYVTRVISAMINSNDDKGVLVGNWSGDYDDGVRPSHWTDSVAILHQWADNCCQRVRYGQCWVFAAVACTVSRALGIPCRVVTNFGSAHDTNSNLLIEFLYDEDGNDISDDSVWNFHVWVDNWMARPDLDAGYDGWQASDPTPQEKSEGVFCCGPVPLKAIKEGELNLKYDAPFVFAEVNADVVEYVKLTNGRMVKMGGSSIDVGHFISTKAVGSDERHDITHLYKHPEGSLQEREVFERAKHHHELQQKGEEPGLKVKIKVSPDMDIGADFDVFAVVTNNTEADKTCRVMFYARIVSYDGKPGANCGFIEDLTMEVPTGKEKRLPLRLEYVDYGDTITSDRLIQLVLIVIESSPREFHKAKRTIVLENPDIAIKLLGEPRVNQKLSAQVSLQNPLPEPLQNCFFSVIGASLTDGKILKQNVGTVGPKQEAKYTVEFTPTSTGSRTLTVDFDSDKLSNIKGYLNIEIKE is encoded by the exons ATGGATCAAG GGCCGTTACCTAAAGAGCAATCAGGCACCAAGTCTACCTTCAGTCTGACTGACTCTGCATTAAAGACAGCCTGGAGTGTGTCCACTAATAGTCCCCCTGGGAAtgtagtctctctgtctgtgtcctcccCTCCTGATGTCCCCATTGGACTGTACTCCTTGACCTTGGACCAGGGCCAGAAAGTCAAACTGGGGGAGTTTGTACTGCTGTTCAATCCCTGGTGTGCCA AGGATGCAGTAtacatggaggaagagagagataagcaGGAGTATGTGTTATCCCAGGCTGGTCTCATCTACAAAGGCACAACAAAACGAATCAAAGCCTCCCCATGGACATTTGGCCAG TTTGAGCCTGGGATGCTGGACATCTGTCTGAAACTCCTGGATGAGAATCCTAAATACTCGTCAGATGCCGATGCAGACTGTTCTGGAAGGAGAAACCCAGTTTATGTGACTAGGGTGATCAGTGCCATG ATCAACAGTAATGATGACAAAGGTGTGCTAGTGGGGAACTGGTCAGGTGACTATGATGATGGCGTGAGACCCTCTCACTGGACAGACAGTGTTGCCATACTACATCAGTGGGCTGACAACTGCTGCCAGAGGGTTCGCTATGGCCAGTGTTGGGTGTTTGCTGCAGTAGCATGCACAG TTTCTCGTGCTCTGGGTATCCCGTGTCGAGTGGTTACTAACTTTGGATCCGCTCATGACACGAACAGCAACCTACTGATTGAGTTCCTGTATGATGAGGATGGGAATGATATATCTGATGATTCCGTATG GAACTTCCACGTGTGGGTGGATAATTGGATGGCTCGTCCTGATCTTGATGCAGGCTATGATGGCTGGCAAGCAAGTGACCCCACACCACAAGAAAAGAGTGAAG GAGTGTTCTGCTGTGGCCCTGTCCCTCTGAAAGCCATTAAAGAGGGGGAACTAAACCTGAAGTACGACGCCCCGTTTGTTTTTGCTGAGGTCAACGCTGACGTGGTCGAGTATGTGAAGCTGACCAATGGTAGGATGGTAAAGATGGGGGGATCGTCCATAGATGTGGGGCACTTTATTAGCACCAAGGCTGTGGGCAGTGACGAGAGGCACGACATCACACACCTATACAAGCACCCTGAAG GTTCTTTGCAGGAGAGAGAGGTCTTTGAGAGAGCCAAGCATCACCATGAGCTCCAGCAGAAAGGAGAGGAACCAGGCCTGAAGGTGAAGATCAAGGTGTCCCCTGACATGGACATTGGGGCAGATTTTGATGTGTTTGCAGTCGTCACAAACAACACAGAGGCTGACAAGACGTGTCGTGTTATGTTTTATGCCCGAATTGTGTCCTATGATGGCAAACCAGGTGCCAATTGTGGATTTATTGAAGACTTAACCATGGAGGTTCCCACTGGAAAAG AGAAGCGCCTTCCCCTAAGACTGGAGTATGTTGACTATGGTGACACCATAACGTCAGATAGGCTGATTCAATTGGTTCTCATTGTCATCGAATCAAGTCCCAGGGAATTCCACAAGGCAAAGAGGACCATTGTGCTGGAGAACCCAGATATAGCCATTAAG CTCCTGGGAGAACCCAGAGTGAACCAGAAGCTGTCTGCACAAGTCTCACTACAGAACCCTCTACCAGAACCCCTGCAGAACTGCTTCTTCAGTGTGATTGGAGCCAGCCTCACAGATGGAAAAATCCTCAAACAGAA TGTTGGAACTGTGGGTCCGAAACAAGAGGCCAAGTACACAGTGGAATTCACACCTACTAGCACCGGGTCCAGGACCCTAACGGTAGATTTTGACAGTGACAAGCTGAGCAACATCAAGGGATACTTGAACATTGAGATAAAGGAATGA
- the LOC139368624 gene encoding protein-glutamine gamma-glutamyltransferase 2-like isoform X1, translating to MDQALDIERCDLESRINNTTHHTDQNGLDRLIVRRGLPFTITLHLRSGSQFEAGVSTFRLIVEIGPLPKEQSGTKSTFSLTDSALKTAWSVSTNSPPGNVVSLSVSSPPDVPIGLYSLTLDQGQKVKLGEFVLLFNPWCAKDAVYMEEERDKQEYVLSQAGLIYKGTTKRIKASPWTFGQFEPGMLDICLKLLDENPKYSSDADADCSGRRNPVYVTRVISAMINSNDDKGVLVGNWSGDYDDGVRPSHWTDSVAILHQWADNCCQRVRYGQCWVFAAVACTVSRALGIPCRVVTNFGSAHDTNSNLLIEFLYDEDGNDISDDSVWNFHVWVDNWMARPDLDAGYDGWQASDPTPQEKSEGVFCCGPVPLKAIKEGELNLKYDAPFVFAEVNADVVEYVKLTNGRMVKMGGSSIDVGHFISTKAVGSDERHDITHLYKHPEGSLQEREVFERAKHHHELQQKGEEPGLKVKIKVSPDMDIGADFDVFAVVTNNTEADKTCRVMFYARIVSYDGKPGANCGFIEDLTMEVPTGKEKRLPLRLEYVDYGDTITSDRLIQLVLIVIESSPREFHKAKRTIVLENPDIAIKLLGEPRVNQKLSAQVSLQNPLPEPLQNCFFSVIGASLTDGKILKQNVGTVGPKQEAKYTVEFTPTSTGSRTLTVDFDSDKLSNIKGYLNIEIKE from the exons ATGGATCAAG CCTTGGATATAGAGCGATGTGATTTGGAGAGTAGGATCAATAATACTACTCACCACACTGACCAGAATGGGCTTGACCGGCTGATAGTTAGAAGGGGCCTGCCCTTCACCATCACTTTGCACCTCAGATCTGGGAGTCAGTTCGAAGCAGGCGTCAGCACCTTCAGGCTCATAGTAGAGATAG GGCCGTTACCTAAAGAGCAATCAGGCACCAAGTCTACCTTCAGTCTGACTGACTCTGCATTAAAGACAGCCTGGAGTGTGTCCACTAATAGTCCCCCTGGGAAtgtagtctctctgtctgtgtcctcccCTCCTGATGTCCCCATTGGACTGTACTCCTTGACCTTGGACCAGGGCCAGAAAGTCAAACTGGGGGAGTTTGTACTGCTGTTCAATCCCTGGTGTGCCA AGGATGCAGTAtacatggaggaagagagagataagcaGGAGTATGTGTTATCCCAGGCTGGTCTCATCTACAAAGGCACAACAAAACGAATCAAAGCCTCCCCATGGACATTTGGCCAG TTTGAGCCTGGGATGCTGGACATCTGTCTGAAACTCCTGGATGAGAATCCTAAATACTCGTCAGATGCCGATGCAGACTGTTCTGGAAGGAGAAACCCAGTTTATGTGACTAGGGTGATCAGTGCCATG ATCAACAGTAATGATGACAAAGGTGTGCTAGTGGGGAACTGGTCAGGTGACTATGATGATGGCGTGAGACCCTCTCACTGGACAGACAGTGTTGCCATACTACATCAGTGGGCTGACAACTGCTGCCAGAGGGTTCGCTATGGCCAGTGTTGGGTGTTTGCTGCAGTAGCATGCACAG TTTCTCGTGCTCTGGGTATCCCGTGTCGAGTGGTTACTAACTTTGGATCCGCTCATGACACGAACAGCAACCTACTGATTGAGTTCCTGTATGATGAGGATGGGAATGATATATCTGATGATTCCGTATG GAACTTCCACGTGTGGGTGGATAATTGGATGGCTCGTCCTGATCTTGATGCAGGCTATGATGGCTGGCAAGCAAGTGACCCCACACCACAAGAAAAGAGTGAAG GAGTGTTCTGCTGTGGCCCTGTCCCTCTGAAAGCCATTAAAGAGGGGGAACTAAACCTGAAGTACGACGCCCCGTTTGTTTTTGCTGAGGTCAACGCTGACGTGGTCGAGTATGTGAAGCTGACCAATGGTAGGATGGTAAAGATGGGGGGATCGTCCATAGATGTGGGGCACTTTATTAGCACCAAGGCTGTGGGCAGTGACGAGAGGCACGACATCACACACCTATACAAGCACCCTGAAG GTTCTTTGCAGGAGAGAGAGGTCTTTGAGAGAGCCAAGCATCACCATGAGCTCCAGCAGAAAGGAGAGGAACCAGGCCTGAAGGTGAAGATCAAGGTGTCCCCTGACATGGACATTGGGGCAGATTTTGATGTGTTTGCAGTCGTCACAAACAACACAGAGGCTGACAAGACGTGTCGTGTTATGTTTTATGCCCGAATTGTGTCCTATGATGGCAAACCAGGTGCCAATTGTGGATTTATTGAAGACTTAACCATGGAGGTTCCCACTGGAAAAG AGAAGCGCCTTCCCCTAAGACTGGAGTATGTTGACTATGGTGACACCATAACGTCAGATAGGCTGATTCAATTGGTTCTCATTGTCATCGAATCAAGTCCCAGGGAATTCCACAAGGCAAAGAGGACCATTGTGCTGGAGAACCCAGATATAGCCATTAAG CTCCTGGGAGAACCCAGAGTGAACCAGAAGCTGTCTGCACAAGTCTCACTACAGAACCCTCTACCAGAACCCCTGCAGAACTGCTTCTTCAGTGTGATTGGAGCCAGCCTCACAGATGGAAAAATCCTCAAACAGAA TGTTGGAACTGTGGGTCCGAAACAAGAGGCCAAGTACACAGTGGAATTCACACCTACTAGCACCGGGTCCAGGACCCTAACGGTAGATTTTGACAGTGACAAGCTGAGCAACATCAAGGGATACTTGAACATTGAGATAAAGGAATGA
- the LOC139368625 gene encoding regulation of nuclear pre-mRNA domain-containing protein 1B-like yields MSSFSESALEKKLSELSNSQQSVQTLSLWIIHHRKHSSLIVKVWHRELKKAKSSRKLTFLYLANDVIQNSKKKGPEFAKDFETVLVDACSHVAREADDGCRRPMDRLLTIWQERSLYKVEFIQQLKLAIEDSNSPQHQPTEEKKAPKRTYQKIQELEEEEDDDDYRGHMSPQDSDISGPQLTEELVKALQDLENAASGDAAVRQKIASLPQEVQDVSLLEKITDKEAADKLSKTVDEACLLLAEYNGRLAAELEDRRQLARMLTEYIGSQKEALTEREKKLEEYKQKLARVTQVRKDLKSHIQSLPDLSLLPNVTGGLAPLPSAGDLFSTD; encoded by the exons ATGTCATCATTTTCTGAGTCTGCGTTGGAGAAGAAGCTTTCGGAGCTCAGCAACTCTCAGCAGAGCGTTCAGACGCTGTCTCTGTGGATCATTCATCATCGCAAACACTCGTCGCTCATCGTCAAAGTATGGCACAGAGAACTGAAGAAAG CAAAAAGCAGCAGGAAGTTGACTTTCCTTTATCTTGCCAATGATGTGATTCAAAACAGCAAGAAGAAAGGTCCAGAGTTCGCCAAAGACTTTGAGACAGTCCTTGTTGATGCTTGCTCTCATGTTGCAAG agagGCTGATGATGGCTGTAGAAGGCCCATGGACAGGCTGCTCACTATCTGGCAGGAGCGCAGCCTCTACAAGGTAGAGTTCATCCAGCAGCTGAAGCTTGCCATCGAAGACTCTAACAGCCCCCAACACCAACCCACAG AAGAGAAGAAGGCCCCTAAACGGACCTATCAGAAAATCCAGGAGctggaagaagaggaagacgatGACGACTACAGGGGCCACATGTCCCCACAGGATTCAGACATCTCAGGGCCACAGCTG acagaggaGCTGGTCAAAGCCCTGCAGGACCTGGAGAATGCGGCCTCGGGTGATGCTGCTGTGCGCCAGAAGATTGCCTCTCTGCCACAGGAGGTGCAGGATGTGTCCCTGCTAGAGAAGATTACTG ATAAGGAGGCAGCTGATAAACTGTCCAAGACGGTGGATGAGGCCTGTCTACTGCTGGCTGAGTATAACGGACGTCTGGCTGCTGAGCTGGAGGACAGGAGGCAGCTGGCGCGCATGCTGACAGAGTACATCGGTAGCCAGAAGGAAGCCCTCACCGAGAGGGAGAAGAAACTGGAG GAGTACAAACAGAAGCTGGCACGGGTCACACAGGTGCGCAAGGACCTCAAGTCCCACATCCAGAGCCTGCCTGACCTCTCTCTGCTGCCCAATGTGACGGGAGGTCTGGCCCCTCTACCCTCTGCTGGAGACCTGTTCTCCACCGACTGA
- the LOC139368627 gene encoding TELO2-interacting protein 1 homolog: MDHQIDDPKLAFAYLRPACVLLTREPTVGNVETLSTQLRHVNHGTLQQLQDYVLFPLRFILKIPGPKRDGLIQAVAEAMGYVLENTCVRSWETLRDLLSELCLCLCSPTDPGKPAPTSEELRAAVLRCLDALLHAAYGDVVFKLFEPIMLPGLGAAISLLLALGEQEKSRTVQAAALKCLQALTLQCDCSMDHVLVGQKERRILGSTMASFLPGITIAVSRVITGDMRHGHAVTVRAIKVWFKTVGLVMADDQLQNTGTGERQLWELGRAWELVVQRTQDWVRNTSGRLALLLKKIISCTSAHQHWRVRLEMVNFSDHLLANCNSSLGECVGPLLEALVGAVNDEEPTVRERCEAALREVAERHQSSDSNNQAFTDVLSENLHSLATSLPRLMRTSDDQRKVFVLNVFLGYLKILGPKVIVVLNSAAHLQRVSKALMQVLELDVMDVRIVEERSSAVTVETGPGPHGAHAQRKHFLYFTDKIIFSLLKEICRVLGYYGNIYLLVDHFMDLYKESSVYRKQAAMVLNEVITGAAGIGVAGCQERQGVPSQEDLKAVVESIIEEYICLSHWHLPTLIGEESDRGEQEQQTQFSLFSISNGVEGKGNPLQLVQAVHKSSTIHELNSNIWQICIQLEGIGCFAQALGMDFRLILMTSLYPVLEKAGDETLLISQVALDAMWDISQACGYASLKELINENSDYLLNDVSLNLQRLGVHPHAPRVLTVMFSHSDPSLLPLVGDIVQDVLLALDMSYDETSPLFCTLLHSLMKALVRWFPSSVAGTSDALGTKKVWREQDQLNVRQFLLDYHKQKELAVGIGAEEEGTEHPELPPSMDCEEDMDGPDVKVELPAHITIAKDVMERCIHLLSDPSLRLRLKVLDVLELCVCVLSQKENELLPMAHRCWPALLLRLTADDPLAVLRAFRVLCTLGETCRDFLRKRVSKEVIPKLTAWLSKQAPVSARAGPVYSHTLAYKLQLAVLQGLGALCLHLDLGDSDMDAVTESCLPYLSCRQPPKLQEACLSVFLRLIEVDPDAFWLTLNELYCPCSYNPPHPDLQPVELSGMGLPRNEYTDNVLKLLEDFA; the protein is encoded by the exons ATGGACCATCAGATTGATGACCCAAAGCTTGCTTTTGCTTACCTCCGTCCAGCCTGTGTGCTCCTGACTCGCGAGCCCACGGTGGGCAATGTGGAAACCCTGAGCACACAGCTGAGGCATGTAAATCATGGAACTCTGCAGCAGCTGCAGGACTATGTCCTTTTTCCTCTCCGCTTCATCCTCAAAATCCCTGGCCCCAAGCGGGATGGCTTGATCCAGGCTGTGGCCGAGGCCATGGGATATGTCCTGGAGAACACCTGTGTACGGAGCTGGGAGACGCTGAGGGACCTTCTCTCAGagctctgcctctgcctctgctcccccaCGGACCCAGGGAAGCCAGCACCTACCTCCGAGGAGCTGAGAGCTGCAGTACTGAGGTGCCTGGATGCTCTGCTCCATGCAGCCTATGGTGACGTGGTCTTCAAGCTGTTTGAGCCCATCATGCTGCCTGGCCTTGGGGCTGCTATCTCCCTGCTGCTGGCACTGGGAGAGCAGGAGAAGTCCCGCACCGTGCAGGCTGCTGCTCTGAAATGCCTGCAGGCCCTGACCCTCCAGTGTGACTGTTCTATGGACCATGTGTTGGTGGGTCAGAAGGAGAGGCGTATCCTAGGCAGCACCATGGCTTCTTTCTTACCTGGGATCACCATCGCTGTGAGCCGTGTGATCACTGGCGATATGAGACATGGACATGCTGTCACAGTTAGGGCCATTAAGGTGTGGTTTAAGACAGTGGGATTGGTGATGGCTGATGACCAGCTTCAGAACACAGGGACTGGGGAGAGACAGCTGTGGGAACTGGGGAGAGCATGGGAGCTGGTAGTGCAGAGAACTCAGGACTGGGTGCGAAACACCTCTGGGAGGCTGGCCTTACTGTTAAAAAAGATCATCTCCTGCACCTCAGCTCATCAGCACTGGAGAGTGAGGCTTGAGATGGTGAACTTCTCAGACCACCTCCTGGCCAACTGTAACTCCTCCCTGGGTGAGTGTGTGGGCCCCCTCCTGGAGGCTCTGGTGGGGGCTGTGAACGATGAGGAGCCCACTGTGAGGGAGAGGTGTGAGGCTGCCCTGAGGGAGGTGGCAGAGAGGCATCAGAGCTCAGATAGTAACAACCAGGCCTTTACTGACGTTCTGTCAGAGAACCTCCACTCCCTGGCCACCTCGCTGCCGCGCCTCATGAGAACGTCTGATGACCAGCGTAAGGTGTTTGTCCTCAACGTGTTCCTGGGCTACCTCAAAATCCTGGGCCCCAAGGTGATAGTGGTACTCAACTCGGCGGCCCACCTCCAGCGGGTGTCCAAGGCCCTGATGCAGGTGTTGGAGTTAGACGTGATGGACGTACGCATCGTGGAGGAGAGGAGCTCTGCCGTAACTGTGGAGACGGGGCCTGGGCCACATGGGGCACATGCTCAGAGGAAGCACTTCCTCTACTTCACAGACAAAATAATCTTCTCCCTGCTCAAGGAGATCTGCAGGGTGTTAGGTTACTATGGGAACATCTATCTCCTAGTAGATCACTTCATGGATCTGTACAAGGAGTCGTCGGTCTACAGGAAGCAAGCTGCAATGGTGCTGAATGAGGTGATCACAGGAGCAGCAGGCATTGGTGTGGCAGGATGCCAGGAGAGGCAGGGAGTGCCCAGTCAGGAGGACCTGAAAGCAGTAGTAGAATCCATCATAGAGGAGTACATCTGCCTGAGCCACTGGCACCTGCCAACCCTTATTGGTGAGGAGTCAGACAGAGGGGAACAGGAGCAGCAAACTCAGTTTAGTCTCTTCTCCATATCTAATGGGGTTGAAGGGAAAGGGAATCCCCTCCAGTTGGTCCAAGCAGTCCACAAGAGCTCCACCATCCACGAGCTGAACAGCAACATCTGGCAGATCTGCATTCAATTGGAGGGGATAGGCTGCTTCGCCCAGGCCTTGGGGATGGACTTCCGTCTCATTCTGATGACATCACTGTACCCGGTTCTGGAGAAGGCCGGGGATGAAACCCTGTTGATCAGCCAGGTAGCGCTGGATGCCATGTGGGACATCAGCCAGGCCTGTGGATATGCCTCCCTGAAGGAGCTGATCAATGAGAACTCAGATTACCTGCTGAACGACGTATCTTTGAACCTCCAGAGGCTGGGTGTCCACCCCCACGCCCCCAGGGTCCTCACCGTCATGTTCAGTCACTCCGACCCCAGCCTGCTGCCTCTGGTGGGGGACATAGTCCAGGACGTGCTGCTGGCTCTGGACATGAGCTACGACGAGACGTCCCCTCTGTTCTGCACTTTGCTGCACTCACTTATGAAGGCTCTAG TGAGGTGGTTCCCCTCTAGTGTTGCGGGAACAAGTGACGCTTTGGGAACCAAGAAGGTGTGGCGTGAGCAGGACCAGCTGAATGTGCGCCAGTTTCTCCTGGACTACCACAAACAGAAGGAGCTGGCAGTGGGCATCGGGGCAGAGGAGGAGGGCACAGAGCACCCAG AGCTCCCGCCAAGCATGGACTGTGAAGAGGATATGGATGGTCCTGATGTGAAAGTTGAGCTTCCAGCCCACATCACCATAGCTAAAGACGTCATGGAGCGCTGCATTCACCTGCTCTCAGACCCCAGCCTGAGACTCAGACTCAAG GTCCTGGATGTgttggaactgtgtgtgtgtgtgctaagtcAGAAGGAGAATGAGCTACTGCCCATGGCCCACCGCTGCTGGCCTGCCCTGCTGCTCAGACTTACTGCTGATGACCCATTAGCTGTCCTCCGAGCCTTCAGG GTTCTGTGCACATTGGGGGAAACCTGCAGAGATTTCCTGAGGAAGAGGGTGTCTAAAGAGGTGATCCCCAAGCTGACTGCCTGGCTGTCCAAACAGGCGCCAGTGAGTGCCAgggctggcccagtctacagccACACCCTGGCCTACAAGTTACAGCTGGCTGTGCTGCAGGGCCTGGGGGCTCTCTGCCTTCATCTGGACCTAG GGGACTCAGATATGGATGCTGTAACGGAATCCTGCCTGCCCTACCTCAGCTGTAGACAGCCACCCAAACTGCAAGAGGCCTGTCTGAG TGTCTTCCTCCGCCTAATAGAAGTGGATCCTGATGCCTTCTGGTTGACTCTGAACGAGCTGTACTGTCCCTGCTCCTACAACCCACCCCACCCTGACCTGCAGCCTGTGGAGCTGAGTGGGATGGGCCTCCCGAGGAATGAATACACAGATAATGTCTTGAAACTCCTGGAGGACTTTGCCTGA